A single genomic interval of Chloracidobacterium validum harbors:
- a CDS encoding glucose 1-dehydrogenase: MGKLDGKVAVVTGAASGIGEATARLFHAEGAAVVLSDIQDERGREIAAELGERAIYKRADVTREDDIAALVDVAVAEFGVLDIMYNNAGAQGVSGPIAETPSEGFDQTIALLLRSVFLGMKHAARVMLPRRAGSIVSTASVAGLRTGHAPHIYSACKAAVIHLTHSVAMELGEQGIRVNCVCPGFIATGIFGNAFGLPPEVARALAPLMAPMQVNAQPLRHAGQPVDIAQAVLWLASDDARFVNGHALVVDGGLIAGRSWTEYQHLRESLTRGIQAALGQS; encoded by the coding sequence ATGGGTAAACTCGACGGGAAGGTTGCGGTCGTGACGGGCGCGGCCAGCGGCATTGGTGAGGCGACGGCCCGGCTGTTTCATGCCGAAGGCGCGGCCGTCGTTTTGAGTGACATTCAGGATGAGCGCGGTCGGGAGATCGCGGCCGAACTTGGCGAGCGCGCCATCTACAAGCGAGCTGATGTCACCCGCGAGGACGATATTGCCGCACTCGTGGATGTTGCCGTTGCTGAGTTTGGCGTACTCGACATCATGTATAACAACGCCGGGGCGCAGGGTGTTTCGGGTCCGATTGCTGAAACCCCATCGGAAGGCTTTGACCAGACGATAGCCCTGCTTCTGCGGAGCGTTTTTCTGGGTATGAAGCATGCCGCGCGGGTGATGCTGCCACGCCGCGCTGGGAGCATCGTGAGCACCGCCAGCGTAGCCGGGCTGCGCACCGGCCACGCGCCGCACATCTACAGTGCGTGCAAAGCGGCCGTCATCCACCTGACCCATTCCGTCGCCATGGAATTGGGCGAGCAGGGCATCCGGGTCAACTGCGTTTGTCCGGGCTTCATTGCCACCGGCATTTTCGGCAATGCTTTTGGACTTCCACCAGAGGTGGCGCGCGCGCTTGCGCCACTGATGGCCCCAATGCAAGTCAACGCGCAGCCACTTCGTCACGCCGGCCAACCCGTGGACATCGCGCAGGCTGTGCTCTGGCTAGCCAGCGACGATGCGCGATTCGTCAATGGGCATGCGCTTGTCGTGGATGGCGGACTCATTGCCGGCCGGTCTTGGACTGAATATCAGCACCTACGCGAATCTCTAACCAGAGGCATCCAGGCAGCTTTGGGGCAATCCTGA
- a CDS encoding tetratricopeptide repeat protein, translating to MNDARDNFEHLDTTDDLAEREATHYFQTAYQRQMEGKLDEAILLYERSIALHPTAEAHTFLGWTYSFLGDLDRAIAECLRAIELDPDFGNPYNDIGAYLIERDDPLSSTLWLQRAMKAKRYECYFYPHFNYGRVLEFQGRWLDAMREYTTALAYNPDYAAAKKAIRNLQCRLN from the coding sequence ATGAATGACGCGCGCGATAACTTTGAACATCTCGATACGACAGATGATCTAGCCGAGCGTGAAGCGACGCACTACTTCCAAACGGCTTATCAGCGTCAGATGGAAGGCAAGCTCGACGAAGCCATCTTGCTCTATGAACGTTCGATTGCACTCCACCCAACGGCTGAAGCCCACACCTTTCTTGGTTGGACGTACAGCTTCCTGGGCGATCTCGACCGCGCCATTGCTGAATGCCTCCGGGCGATTGAACTCGATCCAGACTTTGGCAATCCCTACAACGACATTGGGGCCTATCTCATCGAGCGTGACGACCCCCTTTCATCCACGCTTTGGTTGCAGCGTGCCATGAAGGCCAAGCGCTACGAATGCTATTTCTACCCGCATTTCAACTATGGCCGGGTGCTGGAATTCCAGGGACGGTGGTTGGACGCCATGCGCGAATACACGACGGCATTGGCGTATAATCCAGACTATGCAGCCGCCAAGAAGGCCATCCGCAACCTTCAATGCCGGCTCAACTAA
- a CDS encoding ABC transporter permease — protein MVVVLSFLKRMAIVVPVMWAVVTLVFVLIHLVPGDPVVMYLGDSARPEEIQALRHKHGLDLPLWQQYYRLWFGAPTTDGADKHRGILRGDLGETFGGKNVMRELLKRYPTTLKLAGAAMLVAVIIAVPLGIAAAVARGRWLDTSISVVSLGGIALPNFVIGPLSILVFAVYLDWLPVSGSDGFEHFILPATTLGLAMAAILTRLVRSSVIEELGEDYVRTARAKGLPERVVLFKHVLKNSLIPVVTIIGLQFGIILTGAIVTETIFSMPGVGDLTVRAINEREYNQVQANLLAIALTYVTVNTLTDLLYRFLDPRIAMDR, from the coding sequence ATGGTCGTTGTTCTTTCCTTTCTCAAGCGCATGGCGATAGTCGTGCCGGTGATGTGGGCGGTCGTGACACTGGTGTTTGTGCTGATTCACCTGGTGCCCGGCGATCCTGTCGTGATGTACCTTGGCGACAGCGCCCGCCCAGAAGAAATTCAGGCACTGCGTCACAAGCACGGCCTCGATTTGCCGCTTTGGCAGCAGTATTACCGGCTCTGGTTTGGCGCACCAACGACCGATGGCGCAGACAAACACCGTGGCATCCTGCGGGGTGATTTGGGTGAGACGTTCGGTGGCAAAAATGTCATGCGTGAGTTGCTGAAACGTTACCCGACGACGCTCAAGCTGGCGGGCGCGGCGATGCTGGTCGCGGTCATCATTGCCGTACCACTGGGGATTGCGGCGGCCGTTGCGCGTGGACGCTGGCTGGATACATCCATCTCAGTTGTGTCGCTGGGCGGCATTGCGCTTCCCAACTTTGTGATTGGGCCGCTGTCCATTCTCGTTTTTGCGGTTTATCTGGATTGGCTGCCGGTTTCAGGGAGTGATGGTTTCGAGCATTTCATCTTGCCGGCGACAACGCTTGGCCTGGCCATGGCCGCCATTTTGACGCGCCTGGTGCGCTCCAGCGTCATCGAGGAGTTAGGCGAGGATTACGTGCGGACGGCACGCGCCAAAGGGCTTCCAGAACGGGTCGTGCTGTTCAAGCACGTTCTCAAAAACAGCCTCATTCCGGTCGTCACCATCATTGGGCTACAGTTTGGCATCATCCTCACCGGAGCCATCGTCACCGAAACCATCTTCTCGATGCCGGGCGTCGGAGACCTCACGGTGCGGGCCATCAATGAGCGCGAGTATAATCAGGTTCAGGCCAACTTGCTTGCCATCGCGTTGACGTATGTCACGGTCAACACCTTGACCGACCTGCTCTACCGGTTTCTTGACCCACGGATTGCCATGGACCGATAA
- a CDS encoding 3'-5' exonuclease: MANETVGASPTLLRTLRARLSAAPGPVSLTTLGRELLKAPQASPELVRRILLPFLEQIPEAILGDDNCIRWQAYLAHPTPDWPQLLLESRFAVIDVETTGRSSRHGRITEVACVLIERGEMTDTFTSLVNPGEPIPPLITALTGISDAMVADAPPFAAIAPQLRARLVQTVVVAHNASFDRRFLTAELTRADETFVWEAPTLCTVQLARRLVPGLDSYRLDCVTDHFRISNPARHRASGDALATAQLFLRLLNRLVAEGITTVEAATALMAKRQRSNQRRLRLPNEDESL; encoded by the coding sequence TTGGCGAACGAAACGGTAGGCGCTTCACCCACCCTGTTGAGAACCCTGCGCGCCCGCCTGTCAGCGGCGCCGGGTCCGGTTTCCCTAACGACGCTGGGGCGTGAGCTGCTCAAAGCGCCGCAGGCATCACCGGAGCTTGTCCGCCGGATACTGCTGCCGTTCCTTGAGCAGATTCCAGAAGCCATTTTGGGTGATGACAACTGTATCCGCTGGCAAGCCTATCTGGCGCACCCCACGCCTGATTGGCCCCAGTTGCTTCTGGAGAGTCGCTTTGCCGTCATTGATGTGGAAACGACCGGCCGTAGTTCCCGGCACGGACGGATTACTGAAGTCGCCTGTGTCCTGATCGAACGCGGTGAGATGACGGACACCTTCACCAGTTTGGTCAATCCAGGCGAGCCAATCCCGCCGCTCATCACGGCGCTGACTGGCATTAGTGACGCCATGGTGGCCGATGCCCCGCCGTTTGCGGCAATTGCCCCGCAGCTTCGCGCGCGTCTCGTCCAGACGGTCGTCGTTGCCCATAATGCCAGCTTTGATCGGCGCTTTCTGACGGCCGAGCTGACGCGGGCTGACGAAACCTTCGTTTGGGAGGCTCCGACGCTGTGTACGGTTCAGCTCGCGCGCCGCCTCGTCCCCGGACTGGATAGCTACCGCCTCGATTGCGTGACTGACCACTTCCGCATCTCCAACCCAGCCCGTCACCGCGCATCGGGAGACGCGCTTGCAACCGCCCAGCTTTTCCTGCGATTGTTGAACCGGCTCGTCGCCGAAGGTATCACAACGGTTGAAGCGGCAACTGCCCTCATGGCAAAACGACAGCGGTCAAACCAGCGACGACTTCGGCTTCCCAACGAGGATGAATCACTATGA